A stretch of DNA from Deltaproteobacteria bacterium:
AGGCGTTCTTTTATTCAAGTCAAAGAGGACACGAATTGGTGCAATATTCAATAATACTCTATTTCCATTGCAAAAATACAGCCTTCACCCTATTCACCAGTTTAAAAAGTACTGGTAAGCTTAAAACATTTAGGCGTTCCGGGTAACCCAATCAAAAGGAGGTTTGCGATGGCAGCAGCAAAAAAACAAAAGGGCAGGATGGATATGCAGGCGATGATGAAAATCTACACCAAAGTGGGAACTCCGGGGGGGCCCCACAAACGGCTGGCGACTCTGGCGGGAAGTTGGATGACCAAGACCACGGCCTGGATGGAACCCGATAAGCCCCCCATGGAATCCAAAGGCACCTGCAAACAAAAAATGATTCTTGACGGACGATTTCTGCAGCAGGAGTATACCGGCGATATGATGGGGACCACCTTCAAAGGCATCAACCTCATCGGGTACGACAACCATACCAGGAAGTATGTGTCGGTCTGGATCGATTCCATGAGCACCGCCATCTATTTTTTTGAAGGGACGGCCAGCCGGAATGGTAAGACCATTACACAGGTGAGCAGCTACGACGACCCCGCCCGGGGCCCCATGACCTGGCGTAGCGTGTCCAGGATCGTGAATGACAATACCATGGCTTATGAAATGTACATCACCGCCAAAGGGGGCCAGGAAGAGAAAATGATGGAGATGACCTTAACCCGGAAAAAATGACGAAAGCGGATTGCTGAGCAATCCCGGATTGAATTGCAGCATGGTTTCAGGTCTTGGCATTTGACACTAATCGGCCGCGCCATATTGAAAGCGTCATCTTATGTTAAGTCAAATGTCAAGACCTGAAACAAAAACACTTCTAATGCTTTTCCCTTATCCACAGGCCCTGCCTTTCAAATGGAAGAAAAACCTGAGCCCTTTCTTCATCCGGTTCGAGAATATTTTCGGGGCAAAAAAGGTGCCGGCCACCCGCTTGTTGATCTCCCCCAGGGTGGGATAAGGATGGACCGCCGAAGCCAGGGTGGAAAGCTTGACCCTGCCGTTTAAAACGGCCACCCATTCGCTCAGCAGCTCCCCGGCCTGGGGGCCGAGAATCTGAACGCCCAGGGGTTTCTCCTGTTTGTCCAGGATCATCTTGATTTTCCCAGTCCTTTCTCCTT
This window harbors:
- a CDS encoding DUF1579 domain-containing protein, producing MAAAKKQKGRMDMQAMMKIYTKVGTPGGPHKRLATLAGSWMTKTTAWMEPDKPPMESKGTCKQKMILDGRFLQQEYTGDMMGTTFKGINLIGYDNHTRKYVSVWIDSMSTAIYFFEGTASRNGKTITQVSSYDDPARGPMTWRSVSRIVNDNTMAYEMYITAKGGQEEKMMEMTLTRKK
- a CDS encoding mercuric reductase; its protein translation is GDVTGAFQFTHAAGYEGGIVVSNAIFHLPRKADYTFMPWCTYTDPELASIGMNEKSAKGAGLEYTVWTEAFMDNDRSLAEGERTGKIKMILDKQEKPLGVQILGPQAGELLSEWVAVLNGRVKLSTLASAVHPYPTLGEINKRVAGTFFAPKIFSNRMKKGLRFFFHLKGRACG